A single window of Achromobacter xylosoxidans DNA harbors:
- a CDS encoding phage terminase large subunit family protein: MMLVEDNRAGVARALRRGLASFGAPEPMTLREWAERHFYLSAESSYVEQNWEAWPFQRAILACIGSDDLHEVDVIKSARVGYTKIVLAAVGYFAEHRRRNQALWQPTDSARDEFVKTELEPMLRDVEVMHPIFPTRLARHKDNTLLVKKFIGSALHLRGGRAGDNYRRLSVSVAILDEFSSFDSNIDGEGDPGQLAAKRLEGATFPKMVIGSTPKLKETCLMEKRAAGADARYDYHIRCPHCDEHHALTWGGKDEPHGFKWLNDDPETVRHLCPHCGTLIAQGEYLAAAEDGFWYGSDGTTIDRDGVFRDAAGDVIPAHKRVAFHVWTAYSPMVSWAKIVREFLDAYAKAEQGDDEPLKTFWNTTLGQAWEGEIEKIEADELKRRAEIEAYRLPGQAENVVPLGCTLLLAGCDTQGNRVEVAVWGFGRGCEMWTVDHQIFHGNPAEDEVWNSVAEYLFERRFQHEGGQQMSIYATAIDSGGHYSNAVYDFARRNKARRVYAVRGRPFGEKAIKDGAGQVDIDWRGKRVKKGVILWHVGTNRAKDLLHSRLAIESPGPGYVHLSADLSDEWFRQFSGEVRVARKTATGVRTLWTAIRKRVETWDCAVYALWVAEHLGLTRKTEAWWDAMAAKLDALPPPADSVEADDAPPPAARGRRPSPAVPAEAAAAKPRAPPRPARRRSSSSSYLKARR, translated from the coding sequence ATGATGCTCGTAGAAGACAACCGCGCGGGAGTTGCCCGCGCGCTTCGTCGCGGGCTCGCATCCTTTGGCGCCCCGGAGCCGATGACGCTTCGGGAATGGGCGGAGCGACATTTCTACCTGTCCGCCGAGTCATCTTACGTCGAGCAGAACTGGGAGGCGTGGCCCTTTCAGCGCGCGATTCTTGCGTGTATCGGTAGCGATGACCTACACGAAGTAGATGTCATCAAGTCGGCCCGGGTCGGCTACACCAAGATCGTGCTCGCCGCGGTCGGGTATTTCGCCGAGCATCGGCGTCGCAATCAGGCACTCTGGCAGCCGACCGACAGCGCGCGGGACGAGTTCGTCAAGACCGAACTAGAGCCCATGCTGCGTGACGTAGAAGTCATGCATCCGATCTTTCCGACCCGGCTGGCGCGCCACAAGGACAACACGCTGCTGGTGAAGAAATTCATCGGGAGTGCGTTGCACCTGCGGGGCGGCCGGGCTGGAGACAACTATCGTCGCTTGTCGGTCAGTGTGGCAATCCTTGACGAATTCAGTTCGTTCGACTCCAACATTGATGGGGAAGGGGACCCGGGCCAATTGGCCGCCAAGCGCCTGGAGGGCGCGACGTTTCCCAAGATGGTGATCGGCTCGACGCCCAAGCTTAAAGAGACATGCCTCATGGAAAAGCGGGCGGCTGGCGCGGATGCGCGGTATGACTACCACATCCGTTGCCCGCACTGCGACGAGCATCACGCGCTCACCTGGGGCGGTAAGGACGAGCCCCACGGCTTCAAATGGCTGAACGATGACCCCGAGACGGTGCGGCATCTGTGTCCGCACTGCGGCACGCTGATCGCCCAGGGCGAGTATCTGGCCGCGGCCGAGGATGGGTTCTGGTACGGGTCCGATGGAACGACTATCGACCGAGATGGAGTTTTCCGCGACGCTGCGGGCGACGTTATCCCGGCGCACAAGCGGGTCGCCTTCCACGTCTGGACCGCCTATAGCCCAATGGTCAGTTGGGCGAAGATCGTCCGGGAGTTCCTGGACGCGTATGCGAAAGCCGAGCAGGGCGACGATGAGCCGCTGAAGACCTTCTGGAATACCACCCTGGGCCAAGCCTGGGAAGGCGAAATCGAGAAGATTGAGGCCGACGAGTTGAAGCGGCGCGCCGAAATTGAGGCGTACCGCTTGCCAGGCCAAGCCGAGAATGTGGTTCCGCTGGGATGCACGTTGCTGCTGGCCGGCTGCGACACGCAGGGCAATCGCGTCGAGGTGGCAGTTTGGGGCTTCGGCCGTGGCTGCGAAATGTGGACTGTCGATCACCAGATTTTCCACGGCAACCCTGCGGAGGACGAGGTCTGGAACAGCGTGGCGGAATACCTGTTTGAGCGCCGGTTCCAGCACGAGGGCGGCCAGCAGATGAGTATCTACGCGACCGCGATCGACTCCGGGGGGCACTATTCGAATGCCGTATACGACTTCGCCCGCCGCAATAAGGCGCGGCGCGTGTACGCGGTGCGCGGGCGCCCATTCGGTGAGAAGGCGATCAAGGATGGCGCTGGCCAGGTCGACATCGACTGGCGCGGCAAGCGCGTAAAGAAGGGCGTAATCCTGTGGCATGTGGGAACCAACCGCGCGAAAGACTTGTTACATAGCCGGCTGGCGATCGAATCTCCCGGGCCCGGATACGTTCACCTGTCCGCGGACCTGTCCGACGAGTGGTTTCGCCAGTTCTCTGGCGAAGTGCGGGTTGCTCGCAAGACGGCTACGGGTGTTCGCACGCTTTGGACGGCGATTCGCAAGCGGGTGGAAACCTGGGACTGCGCTGTGTATGCGCTTTGGGTCGCGGAGCATCTTGGCCTGACCCGCAAAACAGAGG